TGGTGCCTTCAAATTCGCCGACAAGCCGAGAACTCGTCCTAAGCTTTCGGACTGGGACGAATCCGCGCAAATCACTCTCAAACACATACATCTTCTTTGCGTCCGACAAGACGCCGGAACTCTTCCATGAGGTTGAGAAGATTAACGAAAGGCTATTTTCGGACAGTTCTTTCGACGAACCCTTACAACCAAAGGCAAAAAATGAAAGAAAAACCAACAACAGCCACATCTTATTCATCGGATTCCAGCCATCGTAGATCCAACGCCGGCTATTGAGGAAGACCGGGCTAACCGCTGAGCCTCCACGCCAGACGTGCCGTGCAATGCGCTTGCCCTCCCAATTGTATTGGAAGGTCAACTTGGTATAGGACATCCCGGCTGTCACGGCTCTGGGGGTGCTCTCCATCTTGATCAGGCGGTTCTCCGCGTCCCAAGTATATACCCATCTTCCTTCATCCGTCGAACCGTTCCTTCCATCGCTGAGCAGGTTACCGTCCGCGTCGTAGGCTGGCGTTGTGGTCGCCTTGGCATACCAGAAATAATTGGTGAACGAGGCCGCAGGTGTGCCGGAGCTCCTCTTTGTAATCACGCTCTTCCAGACCGGATTGCTGCTATTTGCGATCCCACCCAGAGTCTTGTAGTAAATGTCACCGATTCTCTCACCTGCCGCCACGGCGATTCCGTCCACGCTCAGAGGCCAGGACGGACAGGACCAAGCAGCACATCAACGCCGATTCGAAGCCTTCGCCCTTCACTTTTCCTCTGGGAATGGAGCGAACGGCTCAGTTGGCATTATCACTTTCAATCTTGCCTCTCGATTCCCATCCCACTCCTCCCAATTCATCTGCGGCTTGCCTTTGGGCTCAATCGGAGCCAATGCCTTTACAATCAATTTGCTAAGACTCTCGCATGGACCTAGTTCCGACACAATGAATCGCCCCCCTAGCCTTTCGGACATTTCCATATCATTCAGTGGGAACGTCACTTCCCAAGCATCATTCTCAGATCTTCTAGAGCAGACCAAAAGCGAGATATAATCTGAAGAACCGCCAACCTTATCCCTATATTTATTAAGAATACCCACAATCAAATTCCCATCTGAAGAAGAGACAACCTGCTTCAGAAAAGCATTATAAGACAACCAAACGGGTTCGACCCTCCCAGGAAGAATTACAGGATGTGGAATCTTATCAACATCCAAGGATGCCCGACTCACCACACTCCCCCCAAAAAGAATCAACCCGATTAATATTTTCATGACGTAAACTTACGGAATACTTGGAAAACCACCAAGAGGTATTTGTGGAAAATCCCAGCCTCCCGATCTGGTCCGTTCTGATCAATCCCGTCTCCCGATCCATCGGTGTCGGATATCCGACACCGACGATTGGCCACCTCCAAGAATCTACGGATGGTGCTATAGACCACGCTTACAGTTAGCTGCTCGCCAGCATCATGGTAAGCGCTCCATGGGGCACCACTTCCCTCCGAATTCGTCGGGGTCGTAGATTTGCCATCTATGACCTCGACGAATTCGGAGGGAAGTGGTGCCCCATGGAGCGCTTACTTGCCAGGAGGGGTTCTTGCGGGAATGCAGGTTCCTCATTCACGACCGGGCGACTGTGTTCACCAAGGAATTCGTGTCGATCCTTGGGTGTGCAGGCATGGAGTCCATCCGCCTTCCCGCGCGGTCTCCAAATCTGAATGCATTTGCTGAAAGGTTCGTCCGGTCGATCAAAGCCGAGTGCCTCGATCATCTTATCCTCGTCGGGGAAGGCTCGCTCCGTCGGGCGGTTGAGGAGTTCTGCATTCACTACCACCAAGAGCGGAATCACCAAGGCTTGGAAAACAAGCTGATCGAGGCGGATTTCGGGGTCAGTGAATCGGTAGACAGGTGCACTGCTCAGCTGAGGTGTCGGGAGCGCGTGGGAGGTCTGCTCCGCTACTACCACAGGGAAGCCGCATGAAGGTAAGCGTGGCGCGAAGCACCGTTTGAATGACGTTGTCCGGCAATCCCGCGGCCTTCATTCTGGCCGGTTGCTTCTTATGCGGCCCCGACAGCTTGCCGCGCCTTGAGCCAGTTCGCCGGGTCGAGGAACGGGAAAAGAAGGGGTGATTCCGGCCGGACCGAAAATGGCGGTTCGCACCACCAATGTCATCGGGGGAGGTGGCGTTCACTTCTTTGTAATGGGTGGCGACTAATGCCGCGGGGTTCTTGCTTAGCGACTTTCAATCACTTCGATATTTTCCAAACGAGTTATAAACACATCAAACCCACGACCCTTGCTATTTTTAATTGATCGCCGAGATGCAATATAGGGGCTTTCTTGGTCGTGAAATTCCCAACCTTTCGCTATAAAATCAGGACCTCCCAAATATTTAATATAGGACACCAAATCCCTAGCAGCCGGGGCTGAATGATGCTTTTTTTGATATGCGCTATAATAATTAGCGATTATATTTGCGTCGTATTTGGCTTGCGTGATCGCATCTGGCTTTCGTTCGCCTCGACAACAAACAAAAGTCACCATCAACATCAAAAGTGCGCAATATTTAATCATGGGCAACAACCAGTGGGATTTTGATACGTAGGCTTATGAGCCCCCCAATCCGCGTCAGATACCGGAAGCTCATTAGGATATGTGGTTCTATTATCCGCACCTCCTGGACTTCCAGGCATTAAATCTCGATAAGCATCAAAAATCAGGGTTTTGCCGTTTCCTCCATTTTGATCAAATGCCGTACACTCGACCCACCAATGATTACCACCTCCATTAATTATATCCCTTCTTGCTTGAACGAGCTTACACTCCCAACAATCTGGAAGAGGAGTGAGAGAATTTAGTACGGCGGTAGCAAGCTCGTGGCAAGACGCGCCCTCGTTTTCAAAAAAATAAGTCCCTCTCGGGGCAGGGGTTATTTTTTTCTGCTTATCATATTTCTTGTTTAGCTCATCTTCCCCTTCTTTTATTTTATCCGCGGTACAACAACTCGCATTATTTCTTCGGCGCTCTCTTGTTCTTGCGTCTGCCTCCCTTTCCTCTCTTTGACCTCGAGCCTCCTCCGATTCCTCGGGAATCGGGTTTATTGTATCAACAATTCCCCCGGGCGTATCATGATAAGGACGGAGGCCACTTACGTCAAAAGTGTTAATCGGGTAGTTCTCGACGAATCCATATAGATTTTCGCCCCCATTCTCCCCAATCGGATCCCTGGATAACCACCTCCCCTGCTCCGGCTGGTAGTAGCGGTAGCCGTAGTAGAGCAATCCGGTCTGCGCGTCCTCTATTCTCGTAGAGAAACCAAATGCACTAGGGCTTGCTCCCTCGCTCATCACCACGTTGCCGAACGCGTCGTATTCGCGGCGTGACGTTGGGGCCGTACCGTTGCTCTTGGTCCAAGCCACGATGTTCCCATTGCCATCGTAGGATGGACGCTCAAGCACTCCACCCGAGACCGTGGTCTGAAGAAGCAAGCCGCCAACACCTCCGGCGCGCTGGAGCATCTGGCCAGGGCGGGCAACACCTTCACCGGCGTCCCCGAGATCAAGACCCCATGTGTAGCGATTGAGTGCCGCAGCCGTCAAACCAGTCTGTGCCGTAGCAGATGTCCCGGTGAATTCCACCACCGGATTCCAGCCATCGTAAACCCAGCGTCGGCTGTTGAGGAAGACCGGGCTAACAGCTGAGCCTCCACGCCAGACGTGCCTAGCGATCCGCTTGCCCTCCCAGTTGTACTGGAAGGTCAGCCTGGTGTAAGACATCCCGGCAGTCACGGCCTTGGCGGTGCTCTCCATCTTGATCAGGCGGTTCTCCGCGTCCCAAGTATATACCCATCTTCCTTCATCCGTCGAACCGTTCCTTCCATCGCTGAGCAGGTTACCGTCCGCGTCGTAGGCTGGCGTTGTGGTCGCCTTGGCATACCAGAAATAATTGGTGAACGAGGCCGCAGGTGTGCCGGAGCTCCTCTTTGTAATCACGCTCTTCCAGACCGGATTGCTGCTATTTGCGATCCCACCCAGAGTCTTGTAGTAAATGTCACCGATTCTCTCACCTGCCGCCACGGCGATTCCGTCCACGCTCAGAGGCCAGGAAGAATCCGCACGGCCCACCGCGGTACGGCTGTCGCCCGTAGTCACCGTACCATATTGGTTGAGCGAATTGGGCTCGTAGCCATGGTATCCCATCACCCCGGAGTTC
This portion of the Luteolibacter luteus genome encodes:
- a CDS encoding integrase core domain-containing protein, which produces MESIRLPARSPNLNAFAERFVRSIKAECLDHLILVGEGSLRRAVEEFCIHYHQERNHQGLENKLIEADFGVSESVDRCTAQLRCRERVGGLLRYYHREAA